From the Methanotorris formicicus Mc-S-70 genome, one window contains:
- a CDS encoding METTL5 family protein, with protein MKKKHLEIILDQLKPHPKPKASLEQYTIEGRLASEILFFAKDDIEGSAVVDLGCGTGILAIGAKLLNAKKVIGIDIDEESIGVAKENAKKVNVNVDFYCMDVADVDANFIKEICGDLKIVVIQNPPFGSQKRHADRIFLDKALEIGDVVYSIHNAGTKDFVVKYVNEKGGIITHIFQGSFKIPHIYEFHKKEVIYIPVNIFRIISNK; from the coding sequence ATGAAAAAGAAACATTTGGAGATAATATTGGATCAATTAAAACCCCATCCAAAACCTAAGGCAAGTTTGGAGCAATATACAATAGAGGGAAGATTGGCAAGTGAGATTTTATTTTTTGCCAAGGATGATATTGAGGGTAGTGCTGTTGTTGATTTGGGCTGTGGAACTGGGATATTGGCAATTGGAGCCAAACTTTTAAATGCAAAAAAAGTTATAGGCATTGATATTGATGAAGAGAGTATTGGGGTTGCCAAAGAAAATGCAAAAAAAGTTAATGTAAATGTTGATTTTTATTGTATGGATGTTGCTGATGTTGATGCCAATTTTATAAAGGAAATTTGTGGGGATTTGAAGATCGTTGTTATACAAAATCCCCCATTTGGTTCTCAAAAAAGGCACGCAGATAGAATATTCTTAGATAAGGCATTGGAGATTGGAGATGTTGTATATAGCATCCACAACGCAGGAACGAAGGATTTCGTTGTTAAATATGTTAATGAGAAAGGAGGAATAATAACCCATATCTTCCAAGGGAGTTTTAAGATCCCACATATTTATGAATTTCATAAGAAAGAGGTTATATACATTCCAGTGAACATTTTTAGAATAATATCTAACAAATAA
- a CDS encoding CDC48 family AAA ATPase yields MAIKELIVAEAYQGDVGKGIARIDPLTMEELVLKPGDVIEIEGKGKAYAIVYRGYLEDQGKGIIRIDGLLRQNARAGIGDKVKVRKVEVKEANKVVLAPMQPVRFSGGFEEYVKSRLLGQVVGKGSRVVIGVLGTAFPFIVVNTSPQGPIRITEFTTVELKEEPVKEIKESKVPSVTYEDIGGLKEEVRKIREMVELPMRHPELFERLGIEPPKGVLLAGPPGTGKTLLAKAVANEAGANFYSINGPEIMSKYVGETEENLRKIFQEAEENAPSVIFIDEIDAIAPKRDEATGEVERRMVAQLLTLMDGLEGRGQVVVIAATNRPDALDSALRRPGRFDREIVIGVPDRNARKEILQIHTRNMPLAEDVNLDYLADVTHGFVGADLAALCKEAAMKTLRRILPDLDLDKDEIPKDILDSIEVTMDDFKEALKEVEPSALREVLVEVPNVKWDDIGGLEEVKQELKEAVEWPLKHKEVFERMGIRPPRGVLLFGPPGTGKTLLAKAVANESEANFISVKGPEIFSKWVGESEKAIREIFRKARQTAPTVIFFDEIDSIAPRRGSGHDSGVTEKVVNQLLTELDGLEEPKDVVVIAATNRPDILDPALLRPGRLDRIVFVPAPDKKTRLSIFKVHTKNMPLAEDVDLEKLAEKTEGYTGADIEAICREAAMLALRENMKADKVEMRHFEEALKKIRPSINKEDVEIYEKLAKEYGRTTTTTYKEKKKDDGREVI; encoded by the coding sequence ATGGCTATAAAAGAATTAATTGTTGCTGAAGCATATCAGGGGGACGTGGGTAAAGGTATAGCAAGAATCGATCCATTAACAATGGAAGAACTTGTTTTAAAACCAGGAGATGTTATTGAAATAGAAGGTAAGGGTAAAGCATACGCTATTGTATATAGGGGTTATTTGGAAGACCAAGGAAAAGGAATTATAAGGATTGATGGTTTATTGAGGCAAAATGCCAGAGCAGGTATTGGGGACAAAGTTAAAGTTAGAAAAGTTGAAGTTAAAGAGGCTAATAAGGTAGTACTTGCCCCAATGCAACCAGTTAGGTTTAGTGGTGGATTTGAAGAATATGTCAAAAGCAGATTATTGGGACAAGTTGTTGGTAAAGGTTCAAGAGTAGTTATAGGTGTTTTAGGAACAGCATTTCCATTTATTGTAGTAAACACCTCCCCACAAGGACCTATAAGAATAACAGAATTTACAACAGTCGAGTTGAAAGAAGAACCTGTAAAAGAAATTAAAGAAAGCAAAGTTCCAAGTGTAACATATGAGGACATTGGTGGTTTAAAAGAAGAAGTTAGAAAGATTAGGGAAATGGTAGAACTCCCAATGAGGCATCCTGAATTATTCGAAAGGTTGGGTATTGAGCCACCAAAAGGTGTCCTCCTCGCAGGACCCCCAGGAACTGGTAAGACATTACTTGCTAAGGCAGTAGCAAATGAGGCAGGGGCTAACTTCTATTCAATAAATGGTCCAGAGATAATGAGTAAGTATGTTGGGGAAACAGAGGAGAACTTAAGAAAGATATTCCAAGAAGCAGAAGAGAATGCTCCATCAGTTATATTCATTGATGAGATTGATGCAATTGCACCAAAGAGGGATGAGGCAACTGGTGAAGTAGAAAGGAGAATGGTTGCCCAACTTCTAACCTTGATGGATGGACTTGAAGGTAGGGGACAGGTTGTTGTTATAGCGGCAACAAACAGGCCAGATGCATTAGACTCAGCATTGAGAAGACCTGGAAGATTTGATAGGGAGATCGTCATTGGAGTTCCTGACAGAAATGCAAGAAAAGAAATTTTACAAATACACACAAGAAACATGCCACTTGCAGAGGACGTTAACTTAGATTACCTTGCAGATGTAACACATGGATTCGTTGGGGCAGATTTAGCAGCGTTATGTAAAGAGGCTGCAATGAAAACATTAAGAAGAATCTTGCCAGATCTTGATTTAGATAAAGATGAAATTCCAAAGGACATCCTTGACAGTATAGAGGTAACAATGGATGACTTTAAGGAGGCATTGAAAGAAGTAGAGCCATCAGCATTGAGGGAAGTTTTAGTTGAAGTCCCAAATGTTAAATGGGATGACATTGGAGGTTTAGAGGAGGTTAAACAAGAACTTAAGGAAGCAGTTGAATGGCCATTAAAGCATAAAGAAGTATTTGAAAGAATGGGTATTAGACCACCAAGAGGGGTCTTACTCTTCGGTCCACCAGGAACTGGTAAAACATTGCTTGCTAAGGCAGTTGCAAATGAAAGTGAAGCAAACTTCATAAGCGTTAAAGGTCCAGAGATATTCAGTAAGTGGGTTGGTGAATCAGAGAAAGCAATTAGGGAGATATTTAGAAAGGCAAGACAAACAGCACCAACAGTAATATTCTTTGATGAAATTGACAGTATTGCTCCAAGAAGGGGTTCAGGACATGATAGTGGTGTAACTGAAAAAGTTGTTAATCAATTGCTAACTGAATTAGATGGATTGGAGGAACCCAAGGATGTTGTTGTTATAGCAGCAACAAACAGACCAGATATCCTTGATCCAGCATTACTTAGACCAGGAAGATTGGATAGAATTGTCTTTGTTCCAGCACCAGATAAGAAAACAAGATTGTCAATATTCAAAGTTCACACAAAAAACATGCCACTTGCAGAGGACGTTGACTTAGAAAAATTAGCAGAGAAAACAGAAGGCTACACTGGGGCAGATATTGAGGCAATTTGTAGAGAGGCTGCAATGCTGGCTCTAAGGGAAAACATGAAAGCAGATAAAGTCGAGATGAGGCACTTTGAAGAGGCATTGAAGAAAATTAGGCCATCAATAAATAAGGAAGATGTAGAAATCTATGAAAAATTGGCAAAAGAATATGGAAGAACAACAACAACCACATACAAAGAAAAGAAAAAAGATGATGGCAGGGAAGTAATCTAA
- a CDS encoding chloride channel protein, with protein MIVDVFNLKRIIKWLYVSSLIGVVGSLSAIFISIIIHFAYLGGHFNPIYIPFALAFSGLLVDFCHNLKDSGVDRVLKALKNNIPLNPIVGFLKIIAAGIVIGFGGSAGKEGPCVQSSASFADVLYEVLKLKYRKAVIISGIAGGLSGAFCAPLGSAIFASEIVNGHDFNYRGLFPSIFASVIGYFTYYLITGKKHLFNIDLSYNLTPPDFILFFLCAVFCSIAAFLYISMYGKIRDYFDSLKYPQCFKSFVGGIVVMLIGYFIPQVLGLGIDVISNLFFVKYGVVLLTLILLGKIFATTFTVGVGTPGGLVIPSMFVGAVSGALFGTLVGVENIAPFIILGIAASMASIANVPLASAILCTEIFGFDFAVPAAIGALLGYQLTRWNVIYRYISL; from the coding sequence ATGATAGTTGACGTATTTAATTTAAAAAGGATTATAAAGTGGCTTTATGTATCTTCACTTATCGGTGTCGTTGGTAGTTTGAGTGCTATATTTATTTCCATAATTATTCATTTTGCCTATTTAGGGGGACATTTTAATCCAATATATATACCATTTGCGTTGGCATTTTCTGGATTGTTGGTTGATTTTTGTCATAATTTAAAAGATTCTGGTGTTGATAGGGTTTTGAAAGCATTAAAAAACAACATCCCACTAAATCCCATTGTTGGTTTTTTAAAGATTATTGCCGCTGGGATTGTTATTGGTTTTGGAGGTAGTGCTGGAAAAGAGGGACCTTGTGTTCAATCAAGTGCATCATTTGCGGATGTGTTGTATGAGGTCTTAAAATTAAAGTATAGAAAGGCAGTAATCATTAGCGGTATCGCTGGTGGGTTGAGTGGTGCTTTTTGTGCTCCCCTCGGTTCTGCGATATTTGCATCAGAAATAGTTAATGGTCATGATTTTAACTATAGGGGTTTGTTTCCGTCAATCTTTGCAAGTGTCATTGGCTACTTTACATATTACCTAATCACTGGGAAAAAGCACCTCTTCAATATTGATTTATCATATAATTTAACACCACCTGACTTTATACTGTTCTTTTTGTGTGCAGTGTTCTGCTCTATTGCTGCATTTTTATATATCTCTATGTATGGAAAGATAAGGGATTATTTTGATAGCCTTAAATATCCTCAGTGTTTCAAATCATTTGTTGGAGGAATCGTTGTTATGTTAATTGGTTATTTTATCCCCCAAGTTTTAGGTTTGGGTATTGATGTGATATCAAATTTATTCTTTGTGAAGTATGGGGTGGTTTTGTTAACATTGATACTCTTGGGAAAAATATTTGCAACAACATTCACAGTTGGGGTTGGAACTCCTGGAGGGTTAGTTATTCCATCAATGTTTGTTGGGGCAGTTTCAGGGGCGTTATTCGGAACTTTGGTTGGAGTGGAGAATATAGCACCATTCATAATCCTTGGAATTGCAGCATCCATGGCATCCATTGCAAATGTCCCACTTGCCTCTGCAATTCTCTGTACTGAGATTTTTGGCTTTGATTTTGCAGTTCCTGCAGCAATTGGGGCATTACTTGGATATCAATTGACGAGATGGAATGTCATCTACAGATATATCAGTCTTTAA
- a CDS encoding pyruvate kinase alpha/beta domain-containing protein has product MVVYFDYAGSQNTEQTLKLAVERAKMGDIKSIVVASSTGETAKKLLEFLKKENLNLNVVVVTYHQGFYGDDTRAMSNETREELENMGAKVFMGTHALSGVERGISRKLGGYGPVEVIAETLRTFGHGVKVCYEIAVMAADAGLVSVKEDIIAIGGRSRGADTAMVIKPANMNTFFNIEAKEIICMPRNKKKMGEL; this is encoded by the coding sequence ATGGTAGTTTATTTTGACTATGCAGGTTCCCAGAACACAGAACAAACATTAAAACTTGCAGTTGAGAGGGCAAAGATGGGAGATATAAAGAGTATTGTTGTTGCATCTTCAACAGGAGAGACTGCAAAGAAACTCTTAGAATTTCTTAAAAAGGAAAATTTAAACTTAAATGTTGTTGTAGTTACCTACCACCAAGGATTTTATGGGGATGACACAAGAGCGATGAGTAATGAAACAAGAGAAGAATTGGAAAACATGGGGGCTAAAGTATTCATGGGAACTCATGCACTAAGTGGTGTTGAAAGAGGAATCTCAAGAAAATTAGGGGGTTACGGACCTGTTGAAGTTATAGCAGAAACATTGAGAACATTTGGACATGGAGTTAAGGTTTGTTATGAGATAGCAGTTATGGCAGCAGATGCAGGATTGGTTTCTGTAAAGGAGGACATTATCGCCATTGGTGGGAGGAGTAGGGGGGCAGATACAGCAATGGTTATAAAACCAGCAAATATGAACACGTTCTTTAATATTGAAGCAAAAGAAATTATATGCATGCCAAGAAACAAGAAAAAAATGGGTGAGTTGTAA
- a CDS encoding DNA polymerase domain-containing protein, with amino-acid sequence MDALVDLIYKTENNRAIIYLYLIQKILKDENFKPYFYVELNNNNIEKIEEFLKKNNLSHYVESIEVVKKQIINKEKEVLKIITKHPKYVPKLRILKEFDEVLDIYEHDIPFAKRYLIDNKIIPMTYWDFEKNKIKSRGIPKLKAIAFDMEVYNRNSEPNSQKDPILMASFCAEDFKKVITYKPFNHERVEVVEDEKELIKRIIEVLKGYDIIYTYNGDNFDFPYLKKRAEIYGIKLNLGRDGEEIKISRGGMHLRSYIPGRVHIDLYPIARRLLHLTKYKLEDVTLELFGIKKLEVGHQNISKLWEENDEKLIEYSFQDALYTFKIGEYFLPLEVMFSRIVNQTLFEISRMSSSQMVEYLLLKNAFKNNIIAPNKPSNEEYQRRLKESYEGGYVKEPIKGMHEGIISYDFKALYPSIIISHNISPDTIDCECCKDESEKILEHWFCKKKEGLIPKTLRNLVERRMNIKKKMKEKAKKGEVDNEYKLFDYEQKSLKILANSHYGYLAFPRARWYSKECAEVVTYLGRKYIQETIKEAEKFGFKVIYADSVTEDTEIIVKINEEIKFLKIKDLFKNADYTIGEKEYYALNNVYALTLNDDGKLVWKRVPYVMRHKTNKNIYRVWITNKWYVDVTEDHSLIGYLNKKFVEIKPCKIGNAYLIILDKSTLNTYNFVKVKKVEKINYNGYVYDIEVEDTHRFFANGILVHNTDGFYAVWKEKIDKDELIKKVHEFLDMINSKLPENMELEFEGFYKRGIFITKKRYAIIDENNKIIIKGLEFVRRDWANIAKKTQKAVLKTLLIEGNVDKATKIIQNVIDDLKKGKVNKEDLIIYTQLTKDPKEYKTTAPHVEVAKKIIKKGGRLRIGDVIGYIITSGEKSISDRAKLPEEAKDYDVEYYIENQILPPVLRIMEALGVSKEELKNFGKQVTLDDFFTINKNK; translated from the coding sequence TTGAGAGTATAGAAGTAGTCAAAAAACAAATAATCAACAAAGAAAAAGAAGTTTTAAAAATAATTACAAAACATCCAAAATACGTTCCTAAGTTGAGGATTTTGAAGGAATTTGATGAGGTTTTGGATATTTACGAGCATGACATACCATTTGCAAAGAGATATTTGATAGATAACAAAATCATCCCCATGACATATTGGGATTTTGAAAAAAATAAAATAAAAAGCAGAGGTATTCCAAAATTAAAGGCTATAGCATTTGATATGGAAGTTTATAATAGAAATTCCGAACCAAATTCACAAAAAGACCCAATACTAATGGCAAGTTTTTGTGCAGAGGATTTTAAGAAAGTTATTACTTACAAACCATTTAACCATGAGCGTGTTGAGGTTGTTGAGGATGAAAAGGAACTCATTAAGAGAATCATTGAAGTTCTAAAGGGTTATGATATCATTTACACCTATAATGGGGATAACTTTGATTTTCCTTATTTAAAGAAAAGAGCAGAGATTTATGGAATAAAATTAAATTTAGGAAGGGATGGGGAAGAAATAAAAATCTCAAGAGGGGGTATGCATTTAAGAAGTTACATCCCTGGGAGGGTGCATATTGATTTATATCCAATAGCAAGGAGATTACTCCATCTAACAAAGTATAAGTTGGAAGATGTTACATTGGAACTTTTTGGGATTAAGAAGTTGGAAGTTGGGCATCAGAACATAAGTAAACTTTGGGAAGAAAATGATGAAAAACTTATTGAATATTCATTTCAAGATGCACTTTATACATTTAAAATTGGGGAGTATTTTTTGCCGTTGGAGGTGATGTTTTCAAGGATTGTTAATCAGACACTCTTTGAGATATCAAGGATGAGTAGTAGTCAGATGGTGGAATATCTCCTATTAAAAAATGCATTTAAAAACAACATCATTGCCCCAAATAAACCTTCAAATGAAGAATATCAGAGAAGATTAAAAGAGAGTTACGAGGGGGGTTATGTTAAAGAACCCATAAAGGGGATGCATGAAGGCATCATCTCTTACGATTTTAAAGCATTATATCCCTCAATTATAATAAGCCACAACATAAGCCCAGATACCATTGATTGTGAGTGTTGTAAGGATGAATCAGAAAAGATTTTGGAACATTGGTTCTGTAAAAAGAAAGAAGGGCTAATACCAAAAACATTGAGGAATTTGGTTGAGAGGAGAATGAATATTAAGAAAAAAATGAAAGAAAAAGCAAAAAAAGGAGAGGTTGATAATGAATATAAACTCTTTGATTATGAACAGAAGTCATTGAAGATTTTGGCAAATAGTCATTATGGTTATTTAGCATTTCCAAGGGCGAGGTGGTATTCAAAAGAGTGTGCAGAGGTTGTTACATACTTGGGGAGAAAATACATACAAGAAACAATAAAAGAGGCGGAGAAATTTGGATTTAAGGTTATATATGCTGATAGCGTTACGGAAGATACTGAAATAATAGTCAAAATAAATGAAGAAATAAAATTCCTAAAAATTAAGGACTTGTTTAAAAATGCCGATTATACAATTGGAGAAAAGGAATATTATGCCCTAAATAATGTTTATGCTTTAACTTTAAATGATGATGGTAAGTTGGTTTGGAAAAGAGTGCCTTATGTAATGAGGCATAAAACAAATAAAAACATCTATCGTGTTTGGATTACAAATAAATGGTATGTTGATGTTACAGAAGACCATTCTTTAATTGGTTATTTAAATAAAAAATTCGTTGAAATCAAACCATGCAAAATAGGGAATGCCTACTTAATAATTTTGGATAAATCAACACTCAACACATACAATTTTGTAAAAGTTAAAAAAGTTGAAAAAATTAATTATAATGGATATGTTTATGACATTGAGGTTGAAGATACACACAGATTTTTTGCAAATGGAATTTTAGTCCATAATACTGATGGTTTTTATGCAGTTTGGAAGGAAAAGATTGATAAAGATGAACTTATCAAAAAGGTTCATGAATTTTTAGATATGATAAATTCAAAACTTCCAGAAAATATGGAGTTGGAGTTTGAAGGCTTTTATAAGAGAGGCATCTTTATAACAAAGAAAAGATATGCCATAATAGATGAAAACAACAAAATAATCATCAAAGGTTTGGAATTTGTAAGGAGGGATTGGGCAAACATTGCAAAAAAAACACAAAAAGCAGTTTTAAAGACGCTTTTAATTGAGGGGAATGTGGATAAAGCAACAAAAATCATTCAAAATGTGATAGATGATTTAAAGAAGGGGAAAGTAAATAAAGAGGATTTAATAATATACACCCAACTAACAAAAGACCCAAAAGAATATAAAACAACCGCCCCGCATGTTGAGGTTGCAAAGAAAATAATAAAAAAAGGTGGAAGGTTAAGGATAGGGGATGTTATTGGTTATATTATAACGAGTGGTGAAAAATCAATAAGTGATAGGGCAAAACTTCCAGAGGAAGCAAAGGATTACGATGTTGAATACTACATAGAAAACCAAATCCTTCCACCAGTTTTAAGGATTATGGAGGCATTGGGGGTTTCAAAGGAAGAACTTAAAAATTTTGGTAAGCAAGTTACACTGGATGATTTCTTCACAATAAATAAAAATAAATAG
- a CDS encoding HD domain-containing protein, whose product MIVSNSKKVIRDPIHKDIPLSYEEIKLVDTIDFQRLRNIKQTGLTCLVYPSANHTRFEHSLGTMYIAGEIAERLNADVELTRISALLHDIGHPPFSHTLEICGYNHEQMARTKIKKMEFENYSNKEIIDVLNKKGLEGKIISGDVDADRMDYLLRDSYHTGVAYGLIDLPRIMRSIVTYEEMGKLRIGILEKGIHAVESLLIARHQMYPTVYMHPTSRIADTMLKRSVMYALEDKLFSINDLAYMDDIDLIYTLRNSEGEENRLIKMIDGRKLFKKIITYKYTDLTPKERWVLISMDEENVRNLEKELSEYLGTSVFLDIPDYPKMEEHSVTIIIDDKKYRLDEVSPLAKSLKPSEIRLWDVGVYAPPDKVGEIRKKLESYKRDILKEFIKDIPIESILLDIIEEHGIIKGRGAFLSIAKDHGMTESEFFSELHKLVFCGLIKEKIEKIGGIYRYDYNFVKI is encoded by the coding sequence ATGATTGTTAGTAACAGTAAAAAGGTTATCAGAGACCCAATTCATAAGGATATTCCATTGAGTTATGAAGAAATTAAGTTAGTGGATACTATAGACTTCCAAAGATTAAGGAATATAAAACAAACAGGATTAACATGCTTAGTATATCCAAGTGCAAACCATACGAGGTTCGAACACTCTCTTGGTACGATGTATATTGCTGGTGAAATTGCGGAAAGGTTAAATGCTGATGTGGAATTAACAAGAATATCTGCATTACTTCATGATATAGGACATCCTCCGTTCTCCCATACATTGGAGATATGTGGATACAACCATGAGCAGATGGCAAGGACGAAGATTAAAAAGATGGAATTTGAAAATTATTCAAACAAAGAAATTATCGATGTTTTAAATAAGAAGGGACTTGAGGGAAAAATAATAAGTGGGGATGTTGACGCTGATAGGATGGATTATCTGTTGAGAGATAGTTATCACACGGGAGTTGCCTATGGACTTATTGACTTGCCAAGGATTATGAGAAGTATTGTAACTTATGAAGAGATGGGTAAATTGAGAATTGGAATCTTAGAGAAGGGGATTCATGCTGTTGAATCTCTCTTAATTGCAAGGCATCAGATGTATCCAACCGTTTATATGCATCCAACATCAAGGATCGCAGATACTATGTTAAAAAGATCTGTGATGTATGCTTTGGAGGATAAGTTGTTTAGCATAAATGATTTGGCATATATGGATGACATAGATTTAATTTATACGTTGAGAAATAGCGAAGGGGAAGAAAATAGATTAATAAAAATGATTGATGGGAGGAAGTTGTTTAAAAAGATAATAACATACAAATATACCGACCTAACTCCAAAGGAAAGGTGGGTTTTAATTTCAATGGATGAAGAAAATGTGAGAAATCTTGAAAAAGAGTTATCAGAGTATTTAGGGACAAGTGTATTTTTGGATATTCCCGACTACCCAAAAATGGAAGAACATAGTGTCACAATCATCATAGATGATAAAAAATATAGGTTGGATGAAGTTTCCCCACTTGCAAAGAGTTTAAAGCCATCTGAAATTAGATTGTGGGATGTTGGGGTTTATGCTCCACCAGATAAGGTTGGGGAGATAAGGAAGAAGTTGGAATCATATAAAAGGGATATCCTAAAAGAATTTATAAAAGATATCCCTATTGAAAGTATTTTGCTGGATATTATTGAAGAGCATGGGATAATTAAAGGTAGGGGGGCATTTTTATCAATAGCAAAAGATCATGGGATGACAGAGAGCGAGTTTTTCTCTGAACTGCATAAGTTGGTATTTTGCGGATTGATAAAGGAGAAGATTGAGAAGATTGGTGGGATTTATAGGTATGATTACAATTTTGTAAAAATATAG
- the aroE gene encoding shikimate dehydrogenase — translation MINAKTKLIGLLGHPVEHSFSPIMHNAAFRDKNLNYVYLAFDVLPENLRYVIDGAKAMGIVGFNVTIPHKIEIMEYLDEIDENAKLIGAVNTIKIENNKAIGYNTDGLGARMALEEEIGKVVDKSIIIYGAGGAARAVAFELAKNNNIIIANRTIEKAKSLAEEVREKLNKTEEEVKYSGLDASLDEIDIIINATPIGMYPNVDVEPIVKAEEMHNDMVVMDLIYNPLETVLLKEAKKVGAKTINGLGMLIYQGAIAFEIWTNEKPSIEVMKDAIINHLNLK, via the coding sequence ATGATAAATGCAAAGACAAAACTTATTGGATTGTTAGGGCATCCTGTAGAGCATTCCTTTTCACCAATAATGCATAATGCAGCATTTAGGGATAAAAATCTAAACTATGTTTATTTGGCTTTTGATGTGTTGCCAGAAAATTTAAGGTATGTTATTGATGGAGCAAAAGCGATGGGTATTGTTGGATTCAACGTCACCATTCCCCACAAAATTGAGATTATGGAGTATTTGGATGAGATAGATGAAAATGCTAAGCTAATTGGAGCAGTAAATACTATAAAAATAGAGAATAACAAAGCAATTGGCTATAACACTGATGGTTTAGGAGCAAGAATGGCATTAGAGGAAGAGATTGGGAAAGTAGTGGATAAGAGTATCATTATCTATGGTGCAGGAGGGGCGGCAAGAGCAGTTGCATTTGAACTTGCAAAGAACAACAACATAATAATTGCAAATAGAACTATAGAAAAGGCAAAAAGTCTTGCAGAGGAAGTAAGGGAAAAATTGAATAAAACTGAGGAAGAGGTTAAATATTCAGGACTGGATGCAAGTTTGGATGAAATAGATATAATAATAAATGCTACGCCAATAGGTATGTATCCAAATGTTGATGTTGAGCCGATTGTGAAGGCGGAGGAAATGCATAATGATATGGTTGTTATGGATTTGATTTACAATCCATTAGAAACTGTTCTTTTAAAAGAGGCAAAGAAAGTTGGAGCAAAAACAATAAATGGATTGGGTATGTTGATTTACCAAGGGGCTATTGCATTTGAGATATGGACAAATGAAAAACCAAGCATTGAAGTTATGAAAGATGCAATAATAAACCATTTAAATCTAAAATAA
- the cfbE gene encoding coenzyme F430 synthase: MLIVDVNHGALDLAREYIELGYSVDVWDIYGKLEKDKDFLNNYEDIISKVKIIKKDENINFNKYDKVIAPIHCPIDVDFISFHDAVSEIVKEKYGIQKKFIEVTGVKGKTTTTEMINFILKDDYEVFLHNSNRGSITPTSILNVLRRGNLDFDYYVFEVSLGITACGYGVITNILENYPISKGKRNALVAKISTLKNADKKYINMKILEEYELKLNLENLFVLDTNGEIISKYPLKYKFNDHIVEFNKDVFGMHLVENSIFAIKVCENFLDTEEIIEKIKNFKINSRMSVEKIKNRYIVKNINPGLDVKAIDYAIKDFLEVFGGVVVIGGDFGITCEEIDVKKLAKVLEKYDANFIFVGDVGKELKKILKNPFYDEIDLNNLNGNVLAIIRTSL; the protein is encoded by the coding sequence ATGCTTATCGTAGATGTGAATCATGGAGCATTGGATTTGGCAAGAGAGTATATAGAATTGGGATATAGCGTTGATGTTTGGGATATATATGGAAAGTTGGAAAAGGATAAAGATTTTTTGAATAACTATGAGGACATAATTTCGAAGGTAAAAATCATAAAAAAAGATGAAAACATCAACTTTAATAAATATGACAAAGTTATCGCCCCAATTCACTGTCCAATAGATGTTGATTTTATCTCATTCCACGATGCAGTTTCAGAAATTGTGAAGGAGAAATATGGCATACAAAAAAAATTTATTGAAGTTACTGGGGTTAAGGGAAAGACAACAACGACAGAGATGATAAACTTTATTTTAAAGGATGATTATGAGGTTTTTTTACACAACAGTAATAGAGGTTCAATAACCCCAACTTCAATATTGAATGTCCTCAGGAGAGGCAATCTTGATTTTGATTATTATGTATTTGAGGTTTCACTTGGGATAACGGCATGTGGATACGGAGTTATTACAAATATCCTTGAAAATTACCCAATAAGTAAGGGCAAGAGAAACGCCTTAGTGGCAAAGATCTCAACCCTAAAAAATGCAGATAAGAAATATATAAACATGAAGATTTTGGAAGAGTATGAATTAAAATTAAATTTGGAAAATTTGTTTGTTTTAGATACAAATGGGGAAATAATATCTAAATATCCACTAAAATACAAATTTAATGACCATATTGTTGAATTCAACAAAGATGTCTTTGGCATGCATCTTGTGGAAAATTCAATTTTTGCCATAAAGGTTTGCGAAAATTTCTTAGATACTGAGGAGATAATTGAAAAAATAAAGAATTTTAAGATAAACAGTAGAATGAGTGTAGAAAAAATAAAAAATAGATATATTGTTAAAAACATAAACCCGGGACTTGATGTTAAGGCAATTGATTATGCAATAAAGGATTTTTTAGAGGTTTTTGGAGGAGTTGTAGTTATTGGTGGTGATTTTGGTATAACTTGTGAGGAGATAGATGTTAAAAAATTAGCCAAAGTTTTGGAAAAGTACGATGCAAACTTTATATTTGTGGGCGATGTTGGGAAAGAACTGAAAAAAATTTTAAAAAATCCATTTTACGATGAAATTGATTTGAATAATTTGAATGGGAATGTATTGGCTATAATTAGGACTTCTTTATAA